A genomic stretch from Amycolatopsis sp. 195334CR includes:
- a CDS encoding BTAD domain-containing putative transcriptional regulator → MRVCTGGRSTPPAGPRQERILAALLLDAGRVVPVERLVDVVWDGEPPATATRQVRNVTTALRRALLDAGFAEDVLTAEGPGFVLRPPWLDLREFEAHAERGEYREALACWHGPALAGVGSAALDGAVARLTERRLSTVELCLAAELDEGADVVAELTALVAEHPLREGFAGLLMRALTQGGRQADALRVYSSTRRRLVEELGVEPGPKLRARHEEALRDPPEDRAGPCYLPFDLPDFTGREDEVEQVVTLLPEGAPVVVDGMAGIGKTALAVRAAHLAAPAFGDGQLFVDLHGYTPGRSPLSPEAALEALLVQLGVPANRHPDGLEGRAALWRARTAGRKLLVLLDNAASEEQLRPLLPGTGTVAVLATSRRHLTALDAAVPVSLDLLPPGTASELFTTVSGREDAGVAQRCGFLPLAIRIAAARLRHRPQWTAGELAERLGSAHDRLPELRAGSRDVAAAFSLSYQDLTEAQRRMFRLLGGHPGTLLTAGAAAALAGLSTKDAERLLEDLLDAHLLAHDRGGYRFHDLLAEHARGLADPGEAALARDGLLGYYREGGDEHWYAAEGGNLAAVTEHALARARYDHAWRIAEHATGHLQQRGRREEFLAVALAGHTAARRLDDPDAIQHSLGFLADAHWESGDLGAAMACAEERLRVARSDLDRASALSRLGALHGMFSRYDQAGDCYREALALAVEDDALTSLILANASHNEEMLGKLDQALACARRATELRRRIGDDRGAVLSTAQEAVVLARLGRSGEALSLAERSVREAVDLDYAFGEAWSRIDHAEVLLAAGFPARAREEAERASEILTWLNHPLMLTMAANSLGAACRATGDPEAARRHHRLARDTARRIGYLAQETRADQGIAALSAVRSGDDPRTPEKLSG, encoded by the coding sequence GTGCGCGTGTGCACCGGGGGCCGGTCCACGCCGCCCGCCGGGCCGCGCCAGGAACGGATCCTCGCCGCGCTGCTGCTCGACGCCGGCCGGGTGGTGCCGGTCGAGCGGCTGGTCGACGTGGTGTGGGACGGCGAGCCGCCGGCCACCGCGACCAGGCAGGTCCGCAACGTGACCACCGCGCTGCGCCGCGCCCTGCTCGACGCGGGGTTCGCCGAGGACGTGCTCACCGCCGAGGGGCCGGGGTTCGTGCTGCGCCCGCCCTGGCTCGACCTCCGCGAATTCGAGGCGCACGCCGAGCGCGGTGAGTACCGTGAGGCGCTGGCGTGCTGGCACGGCCCGGCACTGGCCGGGGTCGGCAGCGCCGCGCTCGACGGCGCGGTGGCCAGGCTGACCGAGCGCCGTTTGTCCACTGTGGAGCTCTGTCTGGCCGCCGAACTGGACGAGGGCGCCGATGTGGTGGCGGAACTGACCGCGCTCGTTGCCGAACACCCGTTGCGCGAGGGTTTCGCCGGACTGCTGATGCGTGCGCTGACGCAGGGCGGGCGGCAGGCCGACGCGCTGCGCGTGTACTCCTCGACCCGGCGGCGGCTGGTCGAGGAGCTGGGCGTCGAACCCGGCCCGAAGCTGCGGGCCCGGCACGAGGAGGCGTTGCGCGATCCGCCGGAGGATCGCGCCGGGCCGTGCTACCTGCCCTTCGACCTGCCGGACTTCACCGGTCGGGAGGACGAGGTCGAGCAGGTGGTGACGCTGCTGCCGGAAGGCGCGCCGGTGGTGGTCGACGGCATGGCGGGCATCGGCAAGACCGCGCTCGCCGTGCGCGCGGCCCATCTGGCCGCGCCCGCCTTCGGTGACGGGCAGCTGTTCGTCGACCTGCACGGCTACACCCCCGGCCGCTCGCCGCTGAGCCCGGAAGCCGCGCTGGAGGCGCTGCTGGTCCAGCTGGGCGTGCCCGCGAACCGCCACCCCGACGGGCTCGAAGGCCGCGCGGCGCTGTGGCGGGCACGCACGGCGGGCCGGAAGTTGCTGGTACTGCTGGACAACGCGGCGAGCGAGGAGCAACTGCGGCCGCTGCTGCCCGGCACCGGCACGGTGGCGGTACTGGCCACCAGCCGCCGCCACCTCACCGCGCTCGACGCCGCGGTGCCCGTCTCACTGGACCTCCTGCCGCCCGGCACCGCGTCGGAGCTGTTCACCACGGTGTCCGGACGCGAGGACGCCGGAGTGGCGCAGCGGTGCGGATTCCTGCCGCTGGCCATCCGGATCGCCGCGGCCCGCCTGCGTCACCGTCCGCAGTGGACCGCCGGGGAACTGGCCGAGCGACTGGGTTCCGCGCACGACCGGCTGCCCGAACTGCGGGCGGGCAGCCGGGACGTGGCCGCCGCGTTCTCTCTGTCCTATCAGGACCTCACCGAGGCGCAGCGCCGGATGTTCCGGCTGCTGGGCGGACATCCGGGCACCCTGCTCACCGCCGGCGCCGCGGCGGCGCTAGCCGGACTGTCCACTAAGGATGCGGAACGCCTGCTGGAGGACCTGCTCGACGCGCACCTGCTCGCCCACGACCGCGGTGGCTACCGGTTCCACGACCTGCTCGCCGAGCACGCACGCGGGCTCGCGGATCCCGGAGAAGCCGCTCTGGCGCGCGACGGGCTGCTCGGCTACTACCGCGAAGGCGGCGACGAACACTGGTACGCCGCGGAAGGCGGCAACCTGGCCGCCGTCACCGAGCACGCGCTGGCTCGAGCCCGTTACGACCACGCGTGGCGGATCGCCGAGCACGCCACCGGGCACCTGCAACAACGCGGCCGTCGCGAGGAGTTCCTGGCCGTGGCGCTCGCGGGCCACACCGCGGCCCGCCGGCTCGACGACCCGGACGCGATCCAGCACAGCCTCGGCTTTCTCGCCGACGCCCACTGGGAATCCGGTGATCTGGGCGCGGCCATGGCGTGCGCCGAAGAACGGCTGCGCGTGGCACGGTCGGACCTCGATCGCGCGAGCGCGCTGAGCCGGTTGGGTGCGCTGCACGGCATGTTCAGCCGTTACGACCAAGCCGGTGACTGCTACCGGGAAGCGCTGGCGCTCGCCGTCGAGGACGACGCGCTGACCAGCCTGATCCTCGCGAATGCCAGCCACAACGAGGAAATGCTCGGCAAGCTCGACCAAGCGCTCGCCTGCGCCCGCCGTGCCACCGAGCTCCGGCGGCGCATCGGTGACGACCGGGGTGCCGTGCTGAGCACCGCCCAGGAGGCCGTGGTGCTCGCGCGATTGGGACGGTCCGGCGAGGCGCTGTCGCTGGCCGAACGGTCGGTGCGGGAGGCGGTCGATCTCGATTACGCGTTCGGCGAGGCGTGGAGCCGAATCGACCACGCCGAAGTCCTGCTCGCCGCGGGTTTTCCCGCGCGGGCGAGGGAAGAAGCCGAGCGGGCGAGCGAGATCCTGACCTGGCTGAACCACCCGCTGATGCTCACCATGGCGGCGAACAGCCTCGGCGCCGCCTGCCGCGCCACCGGTGATCCCGAGGCGGCGCGGCGGCACCACCGGCTCGCTCGCGACACCGCGCGCCGGATCGGTTACCTGGCCCAGGAAACGCGCGCGGACCAGGGCATCGCAGCACTCAGCGCCGTCCGCTCGGGGGACGACCCCCGGACCCCCGAAAAGCTCAGCGGGTGA
- a CDS encoding TetR/AcrR family transcriptional regulator has product MTGTTAESGTGSTVRDRVLRAATTLFAQKGFEGTSVREIVLAAGVTKGGLYHYFDSKDDLLNEIYSRMLRVQTQRMETIAASDLPLPQRIHAIVVDVVATSIAHLDEAVVFFQSMHLLPEQKVAQVRAERRRYHERVRELVAEGQRAGLFRTDVPADVVVQYHFGAIHRLGQWYHHDGPLSGEQVGHHFANLMLASLLGDFSL; this is encoded by the coding sequence ATGACCGGCACCACCGCCGAATCGGGCACCGGTTCCACGGTGCGCGACCGGGTGCTCCGCGCCGCGACCACGCTGTTCGCGCAGAAGGGCTTCGAGGGCACCTCGGTCCGCGAGATCGTGCTCGCGGCCGGGGTGACCAAGGGCGGGCTGTACCACTACTTCGACTCGAAGGACGACCTGCTCAACGAGATCTACTCGCGGATGCTGCGGGTGCAGACGCAGCGGATGGAGACCATCGCCGCGTCCGACCTCCCCCTCCCGCAGCGCATCCACGCGATCGTGGTGGACGTGGTCGCCACCAGCATCGCCCACCTGGACGAGGCGGTGGTCTTCTTCCAGTCGATGCACCTGCTGCCCGAGCAGAAGGTGGCCCAGGTCCGCGCGGAGCGCCGCCGGTACCACGAACGGGTCCGCGAGCTGGTCGCCGAGGGCCAGCGCGCGGGCCTGTTCCGCACCGACGTGCCCGCCGACGTCGTGGTGCAGTACCACTTCGGCGCCATCCACCGGCTGGGCCAGTGGTACCACCACGACGGGCCGCTGTCCGGCGAGCAGGTCGGCCACCACTTCGCCAACCTGATGCTGGCCAGCCTGCTCGGCGACTTCAGCCTCTAG